One segment of Desulfosudis oleivorans Hxd3 DNA contains the following:
- a CDS encoding ribonuclease HII, with the protein MRTYEDSARSDGFSIIAGLDEAGRGPLAGPVVAAAVVFPDDYTNDRITDSKKLSAKKRASLYDDIYRDALTVGIGIVDAVEIDRINILQASLLAMAMAVENLFPQPDFLLIDGTFTIPRPVGQRPIVKGDSASISIAAASIVAKVSRDNMMERYHLDYPEFGFSQHKGYPTKAHRNAIFQYGPTLIHRASFTVRP; encoded by the coding sequence ATGAGAACATACGAAGACAGTGCCAGGAGTGACGGGTTTTCCATCATCGCCGGTCTTGACGAGGCCGGCCGCGGGCCCCTGGCCGGCCCGGTGGTGGCTGCTGCTGTCGTGTTCCCGGACGATTATACCAACGACCGGATCACCGATTCCAAGAAACTTTCCGCAAAAAAACGGGCGTCCCTGTATGACGACATCTACAGGGACGCCCTTACTGTTGGCATCGGCATTGTCGATGCCGTTGAAATCGACCGCATCAACATTCTTCAGGCCTCCCTGCTGGCCATGGCCATGGCCGTTGAAAATCTTTTTCCCCAGCCGGACTTTCTGCTGATCGACGGTACCTTTACCATTCCCCGGCCGGTTGGGCAGCGCCCCATTGTCAAAGGAGACAGCGCCAGCATCTCCATTGCCGCGGCCTCCATCGTGGCCAAGGTCTCCCGGGACAACATGATGGAGCGTTACCATCTTGATTATCCCGAGTTCGGTTTTTCTCAGCACAAGGGCTATCCCACCAAAGCCCACCGGAACGCTATTTTTCAATATGGTCCCACGCTTATTCACCGGGCCAGCTTCACTGTCAGACCATAA